The genomic window AGCCCCGCGCGCGCGTACCCCTGCAGAACGATCGCGCCGGTGAAGAGCGTGCTCACGATCAGCCATTCCGAGACGAAGCCGCCGAAGGGCGGCAGGCCGGCCAGCCCCGCGCCGCCGGCCGACACCATGGCGCCCGCGAACGGCAGCCGGCGCGCGAGGCCCCCCCAGCTCTCGAGATCGCGCGTGCCGATCACCTGCGCCGCGGCCCCGATGCCGAGGAAGAGGAGCGATTTGAAGATCGCGTGATTCCACAGGTGGAACAACGCGGCGGTCCAGGCAAGCGCGGCGAGTTGCGGATGCCCCAAGGCCTCGGCCAGGCGGGCGCATCCGATCGCCAGCGTGACGAGGCCGGCGTTCTCGACCGTGGAGTAGGCGAGGACGCGCTTCACGTCGCGCTGCACCAGCGAGTGCGCGATCGCGCCCACCGCGCCCGCTGCGCCGAGCGCGATCAGGATCGCCGCCGTCACCGCGGTCGCGGGCCCGAGGATCGGCAGGAATCGGGCGAGCCCGTAGAAGCCCATCGTGATCATCACCCCCGACATCAGCGCCGATACGTGGCCGGGAGCGGCGGAGTGCGCGTCGGGCAGCCAAATGTGGAACGGCACGATGCCGGCCTTGGTGCCGAAACCGACCAGCGCCAGCGCGAACAGCATCCCCGCGGGCGCCGCCGCGCGTGCACCTCCCCCCATCGCCCATGGGGTCGTGCCCGGGAGCGCCACGAACAGGAGCAGAAGCGCCGCGGTGGCAACGTGGGCGGCGACCAGATAGAGCATCCCGGCGCGGCGCACGACGAGCGACTCGTGCTCGGAAACGACCAGGGCCCAGGAGGCCAGCGTCATACCCTCCCAGCCGAAGAGGAACAACAGCGCGTTCGCGGATCCGAGCACAAGCGCCATGCTGGCGAGCAGCAGGTTGTACGCCGCGAAGCGCGGGCCCGGCGGGTGGGTCGCGGCGTGCGGCGCGAGGTACGCCGCCCCGTAGATCGCGGCCAGCCCGCCCACCAGGCACACCGGGGCGAGGAACGCCGCGGCCAGCGGATCGAGCGCGAGCGAGAGCGCGCCGAACGGCACCGGCCACGCGGCATTCAGTCTCGCGGTCGTACCGGACGCGAGGGCGCGAATCGCGGCCGCCAGGCCGAACAGGCCCCCGGCCACCGCGGAGCCGATGCCGATCGCGCCCGACACGCGCGGTGAGCGTGCAAACGCGAGCCCGATCGCCGCA from Candidatus Sulfotelmatobacter sp. includes these protein-coding regions:
- a CDS encoding proton-conducting transporter membrane subunit yields the protein MSLLIAALALWAGGAAIGLAFARSPRVSGAIGIGSAVAGGLFGLAAAIRALASGTTARLNAAWPVPFGALSLALDPLAAAFLAPVCLVGGLAAIYGAAYLAPHAATHPPGPRFAAYNLLLASMALVLGSANALLFLFGWEGMTLASWALVVSEHESLVVRRAGMLYLVAAHVATAALLLLFVALPGTTPWAMGGGARAAAPAGMLFALALVGFGTKAGIVPFHIWLPDAHSAAPGHVSALMSGVMITMGFYGLARFLPILGPATAVTAAILIALGAAGAVGAIAHSLVQRDVKRVLAYSTVENAGLVTLAIGCARLAEALGHPQLAALAWTAALFHLWNHAIFKSLLFLGIGAAAQVIGTRDLESWGGLARRLPFAGAMVSAGGAGLAGLPPFGGFVSEWLIVSTLFTGAIVLQGYARAGLVLAIAVVALSAALALAGSARLIGIGWLGLPRSAAAASVPALRRSMTLPMLVLAALSLLAGCFPGPLVGALSGAVAGLAPAGGARLVARLVGPLSTLAGLTLVIGLAFALARRALAAGRTARRTVTWDCGYSMPGPSMQYSGSSLSEPLARQLAPLLRTRVRWSGIAGPWPASASWNSQTLDRAMTDLYRPLNARVSGLLARLRALQEPHVTTHLGYMVLALLIVLALLFLPVRVGP